Within the Sarcophilus harrisii chromosome 2, mSarHar1.11, whole genome shotgun sequence genome, the region CCCCGAGGAGCAGTCAGGGCACAGTGGCAGGCAGGGGCAGGTGCCCTTGCTTTGGGGGAAGGTGGGcaagcccccctccccccccgagGCAGAGCCGGCAAGCTTTGTGTCTCTCCATAGTGGACACGGAAGACCCCCTGGAGGAGGGGCCGGGGGCCCTGGTGTTGGAGAGTGACTTGCTGCTAGGCCAGGATCTGGagtttgaggaggaagaggaagaggaagaggaggaggaggaggaggaggaggaagaaggtgaCGGCAGCAGTGACCAGCTCATGGGCTTCGAGAGGGACTCAGAAGGTGGGTGAAGGGTCGCTCGCTCGGCCGTCCGCTCGGTCGGGAGGTTTGAGGTTTATGGGTCAGAGCCCTGCTGACCCGGAATGAACACGTTTAGACTGGGGCTCAATCtcggggaagagaaaaggaagtctTGTCCTGGTCCAGAACCGAATTAGGCCGGGGTTGGGGTTTTCTGGTTTTTTGACTTGATTCACTATTTTGCAAGACTCTGACCATATTGTTAAGTCTGTTCGTGTGTCCCTGTGCATCTAGTCTCTTAGCTTGCCGCCTGTTATCTCTCTGGCCCTCAGCTTGGGGTGCCCGGGTCCTGAAAGCCTCAGCCTAGGGATTGGCACCTTAAGAACGACTTTCTTTCATGTGGCCAGTTGGGACCACTCCAAACCTTTCTAGCTCCTGACTTGTAGTTAGACCTTCCCTACTCTTTAACCATTATTTGATTCCTACTTTCCTATTTTATAACCCTTTTTATGCCTTACTTATTTCTCAGAAGcattatgaaaatgaatgaggGACTCTATGATAAAGTTCTGTGCACATGGAAGGtggtgtatttcttttttttaattgtcattgtAACCATCCTGAAACTTGCTTTTTTAAGTGTATACTAAGATTTGAAGGGTGGTACAAACTTAACCTAGCTCATTATACTAATGATTCATTCTTTAGGCTGTGGTCCTTTATGACTCCTAGATGTTTATCTTGAGTTGACTTGGGCATCTCATCACATTTTGGATTTATTTGCTCTATAcgtttcctcttttttctccttgttatGTCTTTACCCATGTTTGtgtcacaatgtggaagggatcaAACAATGCTGTCGTTTTATCAAGCCAGCTGTTGATCAGAACCGACAAGGCTGGTTTCTGCATCAAAAGGAGGCTTTTCGTTTACCTGCCAAACATTCACTGACACTGAACTTGATTTTCTAGAGTAAATTCAAAAAGATTAACCATAGGATAGGAAGTAGGGGAATAGCTTCTCTGTCCCCTAGTAAATGAAATGAGTTATgttaagggaagaaggaaaggcgAGTTCTCCTGGATGATGAAACAGGGGAGTGAGAACTAGGAGGAGATAGGCCTACCACGACCCACTTTTGACATCCCCTCCTGTGTCTGTCTTGCCAGGAGACTCTCTAGGGACCCGGCCAGGGCTGCCCTATGGACTGAGTGACGACGAATCTGGGGGCGGCCGGGCGCTGAGCGCAGAGAGTGAGGTTGAGGAACCAGCCAGGGGCCAAGGGGAGGCTGGGGGTGAGAGGCCAGGCCCAGCTTGCCAACTGTGTGGGGGGCCTGCTTGTGAAGGACCATGCTGTGGGGCAGGAGGACCAGGTGGGGGACCGCCACTCCCCCCGCGGCTGCTGTATTCCTGTCGGCTTTGCGCCTTCGTGTCCCACTATTCTAGCCACTTGAAGCGGCACATGCAAACCCACAGTGGGGAAAAGCCATTCCGCTGTGGCCGCTGCCCCTATGCCTCTGCCCAGCTTGTCAATCTGACACGCCACACCCGCACCCACACTGGTGAGAAGCCGTACCGCTGTCCCCATTGCCCCTTTGCCTGCAGCAGCCTGGGCAACCTGAGGCGCCATCAGCGCACCCACACAGGCCCCCCTGGCCCTCCCTGCCCGACCTGCGGCTTCCGGTGTTGTGCCCCAAGACCCCCCAGGCCTCCCAGCCCCACGGAGCAGGAGGGGGCTGTGCCCCACCGACCAGAAGGTAACGGGCCAAGAAGGAGGGTGGCTCAGGGACCAAGAAACCAGGGACAGAAGGGCAAGCGGTCCTTCAATACCTGGAGTCACAGCCCATGCTCTGACCTTCTCCCCACAGATGCTGTGCTCCTTCCAGATTTGAGCCTCCATGTGCCGCCAGGTGGTGCCAGTTTCCTGCCAGACTGCGGGCAGCTgcggggagagggggaggggctgAGAGGTACTGGACCAGAGCCACTGCCTGAGCTGCTGTTCCCTTGGGCCTGTCGAGGCTGTGGGCAAGAgttggaggaaggggaaggtgAGGGAGGCCGCCTGGGTGCCGCCATGTGTGGGCGCTGCATGCGGGGAGAAGCTGGAGGGGGAGGCAGCGGGGGCCCCCGAGGTCCTGGAGATAAGGGCTTTGCCTGCAGTCTCTGCCCCTTCGCTACTCACTACCCCAACCACCTAGCCCGGCACATGAAGACACACAGTGGCGAGAAGCCATTCCGCTGTGCCCGCTGCCCCTATGCCTCAGCCCACCTGGACAACCTGAAGCGGCACCAGCGAGTACACACGGGGGAGAAGCCCTACAAGTGCCCCCTATGCCCTTATGCCTGTGGCAACCTGGCCAACCTCAAACGCCACGGTCGAATCCACTCGGGCGACAAGCCCTTCCGCTGCAGTCTCTGCAACTACAGCTGTAATCAGAGCATGAATCTGAAGCGCCACATGCTCAGGCACACAGGAGAGAAGCCCTTCCGATGTGGGACCTGCGCTTACACGACAGGCCACTGGGACAACTACAAGCGCCATCAGAAGGTGCATGGCCATGGAGGGGCTGGAGGGCCCGCCTCAGAAGGGTGGGCACCACCCCACAGCACATCCTCTGCCCTCAGCCCTCATGGCCCCACATCTCTGAGCACCACCAGTGGTAGGGGACTCCACACGGATTCACCCTGAAACAGGTCCTCCCCTCAACACTGGACTCCACATGGACCAGCTCTATACAGACTTGAGGCTGAGGcctgcctcccctccccacccaagccctttttttcttcttccccccgCTGGCCAGGGGCTCCATACAGACTAATCCAGACCCTTACATGGACCAGCCCAGAATCCCATGGAGGGGGGACCCTCACATGGACCAGGAGGCCTTGCCTTCAACACTCCTTGAGTGCAGTGGAGAAGGCCCTCTCCTCACCTCCCCTGTCAGCCTAGGGGCTGTTGAGGGAATAGCTGGGGGCCTGCCCAGCTCCCACCTCTTTATTTAACTTATTTCAGTGCTTTATAATAAAGGAAACACTAACGGAGCTATGTCTGCTGTGGTGGCAGAGCTGGGCACAGAGCTCCTCTGGGAAAGAAAGCAGGGCCAAGTGAGAGGGGAACGCCAGAGGCAGGCAGCGATCAGGCGGAGTTTAATGATGGGGCAGCAGGGCCAAACTATACACAGAGGCTCTTCCCAACCCtgcctcccctccttccctccaatcAGGGATTAAAAGCAGCTCAGGGGCATGGGAATCTCCATCCTCCAAACAGGTGTCCATGGTCCATAGGGCTTTGTGCAAAAATACTAAATGCTAATTTGGCATTAGGAGCAGGGGAGGGGAGTGGTTAGGAGGCCACTGGCTCGGGAAAGGCAAGGAGATAAAAGAGGAGGGTAAAGGGGCCCCCAGCCTGGGGGGCACAGGCACAGGGCGAGTTCCTGTACATTCCTCCGTAGGAGCTGGAGGAGTCATCCATGAGTGGAGGTTACAGATCCTCATCCCCAATGCCTTCAAAAGCATAATTGCCATGAACGTCACTGGTGCTGGTGTCAGGGCTAGGGCTGCTGATCCCTCGAAGGCTCACAGCACTCAGTTTGCTCTGTAATAAGGATAAAGGGGGAGATCAGAAGGCTGAAGACCCTCCAAAAATATCAACTTCACCCACCCTGAGCTGGGAACTCACTGAGAGTTTGACCATTGACTCCCGGGTAGCATCAGGTGAATCCTGGGGAAACAGGGAACAGAAATAGTATCAAACAAGGGCAACACTGGTTTCAGATCAGATAGCTAAAAGCGGGTAAAACTTACAAGCAGTGGTGGGGACTTTACTGCTTGCTGACTGTCTGAGCGCCTCAGGGTCCCACCTGCTCGTCTCCGTAGCATctgtgaatgaaaaataaatgcttcaaTTACTGAGACAGATGCATTGACTGAATAGCAGAATGAAACTATACCAACCCATTCCCACTAACAAGGTAAGGAAAAATAGGTTCACCTCTCACCTTTCTGATACTCCCCCCTGATTTCTTCACCATCAGTTCATCCACCATGGACTGCAAGCAGATGCTCATCATGATGGCCTAAGGATAAGAGTAGAGCTTAACTACGACAAGGGGTCCCAAAATACCACAAAGCCACCTTAAAAGAACACCTATGACATGGAAAGGTGAAGCATATTCAGGGATGTAGACTTCCTGGACCCAGATACACAATAGATAATAAAAGGCCACAGCATGGGACAGCTATGGCTAAGTGGGGGGAggcttatgtgtgtgtgtgtgtgcgcgtgttcGAGTGCATGTCATAATTGAAGATCAAGTCCACACCTGTGGGCTGGTGATGGTGACCCATTGCAGCCGGTCCTTGCTCATGAGATACTCAAATGCTAGTTCTAGCCGAACCTCTCCTCGGCCTCGGCCTGGGCTGCTCGTGCTCCCACTGGGCAGCGGTACCTGGTGGTATGAAGAACAGAGCTAAGCTTACCTGGACTacatttcccttcctccctaacTCCTCTTATCCTTAACATTCTCATTTCCTAAGCCATTAACTCTGTCAGACTTCCCAGCGAGTGTACCATATGAGTTACCTTCGAGAAGTCCCTCATGTGTCTGTACCCCAACTCACAGAGGAAGTAACCCGCCAGCACCGCATGCGGGTGACCCGGAAAGATCCCTCACGAAGTTGCTGACCAGGCAGGCGGAGTTGAAGGCTGAGCTCACTGTTGCCGGCACTCACTACCACAGGGCAGCCCTTCTCTGGGAAGTCAGCCACACAAGGCTCAAACCGAAGATAGCCATAATGCCTCAGGGTCTGTGCTAACCGTAGAAACTGAAATGGAACACAAATGCAACATACAGAGTCAGAAGAGAGTTTCAAAAGAATTATACTCAAGGGAAAACTGGTGAAGACGGGGCAGCTCATGTTAAAAAGGAGCATACAGAGACAAGTAGTGCCATCTGTACCTCTTTCTTGGAGACCTTCTCCTGCAGAGACTTGAGTTGTCGGTGTTGTTCCTTAGTAACCAGGATCCAGCCATGCTCAATGTCAGAAACTGTCTATAGGGGGGGAAAAGAGTGCAGAGTAAGGGGAGAAATACTGTTAGCCACAATGGTAAGTCCAAGCTGCCTTCTTCCCAGGAGTCTCATTTCAAAGGGATCAAGGTGGGTTTTCTGAGAACATAGAAGTAGAGTGTGAAAGCAATTTTCTTGGGCAATTCCCACTTTACCTGAGCATAAAGTAGATTCAGTCCAACCCGGTTCTCCATAACATCATCATCATAGGCAGAGTCCCAATAACTGAAGccgaggggaaaaaaaatggtaaCAGGCTAAGATGGCTAAGGCACAGCACAGGTACAGGAAAAAGCTTAGGAAATTCTTGCCTAGCACCCCTTTCCTGATTTCTGCCCCTTCTATGCCCTAACAACCCACACCTGAGGCTGCCCCAATGCACTAGGCCATCCCTGACCTCTTCCTAAGCACAATCTTATACTCTTGACTCCGTAGGCTGGTAACGGACACATAAGGCAGTTCAAACTCCTGCAATTTCCGTACAACTGTGGGAGAGATAAGAGGAAAACATGAGACTTGTGAAGGGGGGAAGATCAGAAGGGATAGAAACCTGACATCATGAAACACTGTGGTCTTGTGAATCAGAGGGAGGTGTTCAGGACTGGTCATCCTAAGATATTGGTAATGACTGGTGACTCACAGGAGAATGCCCCATCCTCTTGCTCTCGAACGAGAAAGAGGCTGAAGTAGCCAATCAAGTCATCTGGAAGGTCCAACTTTGCAGCCACTGCCTGGGGAGATGAACACGAATAACAGCTGTTCACACACTCCCAAGTTCCCCATTATCACTCAAGGCTGACGGTGAAGAAGCAGGCAGGGGGCTCACCTCCAAGACATCTTCAGTCTGGTCAGAAGTCAGAATAGTGACTAGCACCTTCTGCCCATTGCTTAGTAGCACCTCCAGGGATACCTCCTCAGTAGGTACCTGCTGCGTTTCCtggatataaataatatatttatttatatcctgGATAGCTCTTTGCTATCCAGGCCTGGATA harbors:
- the ZNF513 gene encoding zinc finger protein 513 isoform X1, whose amino-acid sequence is MPRRKQSHPQPVKLDTEDPLEEGPGALVLESDLLLGQDLEFEEEEEEEEEEEEEEEEEGDGSSDQLMGFERDSEGDSLGTRPGLPYGLSDDESGGGRALSAESEVEEPARGQGEAGGERPGPACQLCGGPACEGPCCGAGGPGGGPPLPPRLLYSCRLCAFVSHYSSHLKRHMQTHSGEKPFRCGRCPYASAQLVNLTRHTRTHTGEKPYRCPHCPFACSSLGNLRRHQRTHTGPPGPPCPTCGFRCCAPRPPRPPSPTEQEGAVPHRPEDAVLLPDLSLHVPPGGASFLPDCGQLRGEGEGLRGTGPEPLPELLFPWACRGCGQELEEGEGEGGRLGAAMCGRCMRGEAGGGGSGGPRGPGDKGFACSLCPFATHYPNHLARHMKTHSGEKPFRCARCPYASAHLDNLKRHQRVHTGEKPYKCPLCPYACGNLANLKRHGRIHSGDKPFRCSLCNYSCNQSMNLKRHMLRHTGEKPFRCGTCAYTTGHWDNYKRHQKVHGHGGAGGPASEGWAPPHSTSSALSPHGPTSLSTTSGRGLHTDSP
- the SNX17 gene encoding sorting nexin-17, which encodes MHFSIPETESRSGDSGSSNYVAYNIHVNGVLHCRVRYSQLLGLHEQLRKEYGANVLPAFPPKKLFTLTPAEVEQRREQLEKYMQAVRQDPLLGGSETFNSFLRRAQQETQQVPTEEVSLEVLLSNGQKVLVTILTSDQTEDVLEAVAAKLDLPDDLIGYFSLFLVREQEDGAFSFVRKLQEFELPYVSVTSLRSQEYKIVLRKSYWDSAYDDDVMENRVGLNLLYAQTVSDIEHGWILVTKEQHRQLKSLQEKVSKKEFLRLAQTLRHYGYLRFEPCVADFPEKGCPVVVSAGNSELSLQLRLPGQQLREGSFRVTRMRCWRVTSSVPLPSGSTSSPGRGRGEVRLELAFEYLMSKDRLQWVTITSPQAIMMSICLQSMVDELMVKKSGGSIRKMLRRRAGGTLRRSDSQQAVKSPPLLDSPDATRESMVKLSSKLSAVSLRGISSPSPDTSTSDVHGNYAFEGIGDEDL
- the ZNF513 gene encoding zinc finger protein 513 isoform X2, with amino-acid sequence MGFERDSEGDSLGTRPGLPYGLSDDESGGGRALSAESEVEEPARGQGEAGGERPGPACQLCGGPACEGPCCGAGGPGGGPPLPPRLLYSCRLCAFVSHYSSHLKRHMQTHSGEKPFRCGRCPYASAQLVNLTRHTRTHTGEKPYRCPHCPFACSSLGNLRRHQRTHTGPPGPPCPTCGFRCCAPRPPRPPSPTEQEGAVPHRPEDAVLLPDLSLHVPPGGASFLPDCGQLRGEGEGLRGTGPEPLPELLFPWACRGCGQELEEGEGEGGRLGAAMCGRCMRGEAGGGGSGGPRGPGDKGFACSLCPFATHYPNHLARHMKTHSGEKPFRCARCPYASAHLDNLKRHQRVHTGEKPYKCPLCPYACGNLANLKRHGRIHSGDKPFRCSLCNYSCNQSMNLKRHMLRHTGEKPFRCGTCAYTTGHWDNYKRHQKVHGHGGAGGPASEGWAPPHSTSSALSPHGPTSLSTTSGRGLHTDSP